A single Candidatus Lokiarchaeota archaeon DNA region contains:
- a CDS encoding MFS transporter — protein sequence MDDEPLYMDANIRVVYGITLMAVLGVSSISPALPQISRVFEIGPEQVGLLITVFTLPGIFLTFGLGILADRFGRKRILVPSLLLFGFAGTACAFADSFLMLMILRFWQGVGAAALGSLTITLLGDLYAGARQKKAMLYNAGVLSIGTASYPSIGGALASLDWHFPFLLAFFAIPIAGLVTFKLETIEPEGAPDFGGYLRTAWNGIKNVEVIVMLFVSVMTFILLYGAHQTYVPILLDKEYGSSSLIIGIVMSSVSVATGLTSWFLAKYGHSYDGVKLLQAAFLVYCLVMFVIPLVNSLWLMLIPLTLFGAAQGMNIPTRQNLLAEVSSEEYRAAVMSLNGMALRGGQTLGPTIMGMAFLIGGLNLPFLLGAVFALFTFLVLTVTLRK from the coding sequence ATGGATGATGAGCCACTGTATATGGATGCAAATATCAGGGTTGTATATGGCATCACTCTCATGGCCGTCTTGGGGGTATCAAGCATCTCTCCTGCACTTCCGCAGATATCCCGTGTATTTGAAATAGGACCAGAGCAGGTGGGACTCCTAATCACGGTCTTCACGTTACCTGGAATCTTTCTGACATTCGGATTGGGGATACTGGCAGATCGATTTGGGAGGAAAAGGATACTTGTTCCATCGCTCTTGCTTTTCGGTTTTGCGGGAACTGCTTGTGCATTTGCCGATTCATTTCTGATGCTTATGATACTTAGATTCTGGCAAGGTGTGGGAGCCGCAGCTCTTGGCTCCCTGACCATTACGCTTCTCGGAGATCTGTATGCAGGTGCTCGACAGAAGAAGGCCATGCTCTATAACGCAGGAGTGCTGAGCATCGGTACCGCTTCCTATCCATCCATAGGAGGTGCCCTTGCGTCCCTCGACTGGCACTTTCCATTTCTTCTAGCATTCTTTGCCATCCCCATAGCTGGCCTAGTGACATTCAAATTAGAAACTATTGAACCCGAGGGGGCACCAGATTTCGGCGGATATTTGAGAACTGCGTGGAATGGTATCAAAAATGTGGAAGTCATTGTCATGTTATTCGTCAGCGTCATGACCTTCATTCTCCTATATGGGGCACACCAGACCTATGTGCCTATTCTGTTAGATAAGGAATATGGCTCATCATCCTTAATCATCGGTATCGTTATGTCTAGCGTATCAGTAGCAACCGGACTCACGTCGTGGTTTCTAGCCAAATATGGGCACAGCTACGATGGGGTTAAGCTATTACAGGCAGCCTTTCTCGTCTATTGTCTCGTGATGTTTGTAATCCCTCTTGTGAACAGCTTGTGGTTGATGCTAATTCCACTTACGCTGTTTGGTGCTGCACAGGGCATGAATATTCCAACAAGACAAAATCTTCTTGCCGAGGTTTCATCAGAAGAATACAGGGCTGCGGTCATGTCACTCAACGGCATGGCTCTGAGAGGAGGGCAAACGCTGGGTCCGACCATTATGGGAATGGCATTCCTAATAGGAGGTTTGAATTTGCCATTCCTTTTGGGGGCTGTATTTGCCCTATTCACATTCTTAGTTTTGACAGTCACTCTACGAAAATGA
- a CDS encoding EamA family transporter — MASLEALVVTILWSSSYVIIKLGLEEVPPLLFSGLRYSVASVVLIGFVLSQGRYRKQIVSKEKTWWGIIAVYGVIFVAFTQGAHYVALSLLPAITESMLLNLTPVIVLLMGIIFLDETPTKGQLLLIFIGLVGILIYFFPLNLPLVQVIGLFVAIGELVANALSSLLGRKINRDCIDHPVVITSLSMGIGSVVLLLSGIILEGMVPISPISLVYILWLAIINTAFAFTLWNRAMRVLRAVDVSLINSTMLPQIVVLSVLFLGEMPDILDWVGLVLFALSIALIQISQAKRKGAVKD; from the coding sequence ATGGCGTCCCTCGAAGCACTAGTCGTTACAATACTCTGGTCTTCATCATATGTCATCATCAAACTCGGTCTTGAAGAAGTACCACCCCTCCTTTTCTCAGGACTTCGGTATTCGGTTGCATCAGTTGTGCTCATTGGTTTCGTTTTGTCTCAAGGACGCTATAGAAAACAGATTGTTAGCAAGGAGAAAACATGGTGGGGGATTATTGCGGTGTACGGAGTTATATTCGTGGCATTTACTCAAGGAGCTCATTACGTTGCATTATCCCTTCTTCCTGCTATCACGGAGTCTATGCTACTCAATCTGACGCCTGTAATTGTACTCCTCATGGGGATCATTTTTCTAGATGAAACACCAACGAAAGGACAGTTGCTTCTTATTTTCATTGGATTAGTCGGCATTCTAATCTATTTCTTTCCATTGAACTTGCCATTGGTGCAGGTTATCGGGCTGTTTGTTGCGATAGGCGAATTAGTGGCTAACGCATTGTCATCTCTGCTGGGGAGAAAAATTAACAGAGATTGCATCGACCATCCCGTAGTGATTACTAGTCTCAGTATGGGTATTGGTTCAGTTGTTCTCCTACTCTCAGGCATAATCTTGGAAGGAATGGTCCCTATATCGCCAATTAGTCTGGTATATATTCTCTGGCTAGCAATCATAAATACCGCCTTTGCCTTCACCCTATGGAACAGAGCCATGCGGGTATTGAGGGCAGTTGATGTGTCTCTCATAAATAGCACAATGCTCCCCCAAATCGTAGTCTTGTCCGTTCTTTTCCTAGGAGAAATGCCCGACATTCTTGACTGGG
- a CDS encoding metalloregulator ArsR/SmtB family transcription factor, with translation MLLSTMEARTESITATPQLEPEEIADIVKIFKALADKSRLKIINNLAADRRLCVSDIADQLDMSVSNVSHHLGKLEDLGFVSYEKDGKEVYYHLDDECVRDILWRARDHVCGL, from the coding sequence ATGTTGTTGAGTACAATGGAAGCCAGAACAGAATCAATAACTGCTACGCCTCAGCTGGAACCTGAAGAAATCGCAGACATTGTCAAGATTTTCAAGGCACTAGCTGATAAATCGAGGTTGAAAATTATCAACAACTTGGCTGCGGATCGGCGTCTTTGCGTATCTGATATTGCAGATCAGCTAGACATGTCAGTTAGCAATGTAAGTCATCATTTGGGCAAGCTTGAAGATCTTGGCTTCGTCAGTTATGAGAAGGATGGGAAAGAGGTCTACTATCACCTAGACGACGAATGTGTGCGTGATATCCTTTGGCGGGCCAGAGATCATGTCTGCGGACTCTGA
- the cadA gene encoding cadmium-translocating P-type ATPase, producing MSADSDAYCSYCAANEAKHTPSNLKQKYPIVAVSAIALTAGLVLEFASFPVYFYYAAYLFSMLSAGRWVIPAGLRGAARAHLDINFLMTFAAMGAMFIGAPAEGASVMLLFFIAELLEEKSSERVRTEIEGLLELKTPSITVKTPMGEQCKTPEDVEVGEIIAVRPGDKIGLDGHVVQGSSTVNQAPITGESMPVPKEVGDEVYAGTINEKGYLEIEVTKESGDTVLSKIIDYVEQARKEKAPAERTVTRFSHIYTPAVVGFSLALTVITFLLGLSLPEAIYRGLSLLVISCPCAFAISIPVSMVSSITGSARDGVLVKGSKYIEQLSKVKTMAFDKTGTLTQAKLKVKDIHAIDVSQEEILEIAASLEHMSEHPIAEAIVQESKNQELPLRTAYNFRSLPGRGIRAEIDGSAYLVGNRRLMEENAISISEEGADAVHAGTPVYVAKQSKHIGTLVLADVLRPESKATIDALKQKGIRTVMLTGDHDSVAREIATELGIDEWRSELLPHEKVEAVKEIGKEGPIIMVGDGVNDAPAMAAADAGISMGVISSDIALETSDIALMEDDLSRVPELLQRAKKTMGIVRNNVILSIGTKAILGVLAIPGFVSLWIAIGLGDMGITLAVIANALRLAIRR from the coding sequence ATGTCTGCGGACTCTGATGCCTATTGTTCCTACTGCGCTGCGAATGAGGCAAAACATACCCCGTCGAATCTCAAGCAGAAATACCCCATTGTTGCTGTTTCGGCAATAGCACTTACTGCAGGTTTAGTATTGGAATTTGCTTCGTTTCCAGTATATTTCTACTATGCTGCATACCTCTTTTCCATGCTTTCTGCTGGTCGTTGGGTGATTCCTGCTGGATTACGAGGTGCGGCACGGGCGCATCTGGACATCAATTTCCTTATGACATTTGCAGCTATGGGGGCGATGTTCATTGGTGCTCCTGCAGAGGGCGCATCCGTTATGCTCCTGTTTTTCATAGCTGAGCTCCTTGAAGAGAAATCCAGTGAACGGGTGCGAACTGAAATTGAAGGCTTACTTGAATTGAAAACACCTAGCATCACTGTGAAAACTCCTATGGGCGAGCAGTGCAAAACTCCTGAAGATGTTGAAGTTGGAGAAATCATAGCTGTTAGGCCAGGAGACAAGATAGGACTAGATGGTCACGTGGTTCAGGGATCCTCCACGGTAAACCAGGCGCCAATTACAGGCGAATCCATGCCAGTACCCAAGGAAGTCGGCGATGAGGTGTATGCTGGCACCATCAACGAGAAGGGGTATCTGGAAATCGAAGTTACAAAGGAATCTGGTGATACTGTATTATCCAAGATTATTGATTATGTTGAACAGGCAAGGAAGGAAAAGGCACCGGCTGAACGGACAGTGACTAGGTTTTCTCATATCTACACCCCAGCTGTTGTTGGTTTTTCCCTCGCTCTTACCGTAATCACCTTCTTGCTGGGGCTATCTCTTCCCGAGGCAATCTATCGCGGTTTGTCGTTACTCGTTATCTCGTGTCCTTGTGCTTTTGCAATCTCTATTCCGGTCAGTATGGTATCATCCATAACTGGTTCCGCAAGAGATGGGGTTCTTGTGAAAGGCTCGAAGTATATTGAGCAACTAAGCAAGGTCAAGACTATGGCTTTTGATAAGACTGGAACGCTTACTCAAGCCAAATTGAAAGTCAAAGACATCCATGCGATTGATGTTAGTCAAGAGGAGATTCTTGAAATCGCAGCCTCATTGGAACACATGTCGGAACATCCTATTGCGGAGGCTATTGTTCAGGAATCTAAGAACCAAGAATTACCTCTTAGAACAGCATACAATTTTCGCTCCCTGCCAGGACGGGGCATTCGTGCCGAAATCGATGGCTCCGCCTACCTGGTTGGAAACCGCAGACTGATGGAGGAGAACGCCATCTCCATATCCGAGGAGGGGGCGGATGCTGTGCATGCCGGGACCCCCGTATACGTTGCCAAACAGTCAAAGCACATAGGAACGCTGGTTCTTGCAGATGTATTGCGGCCCGAGAGCAAAGCTACTATTGATGCATTAAAGCAAAAAGGAATCAGAACTGTTATGCTAACTGGGGACCACGATTCAGTCGCACGTGAGATAGCAACTGAACTAGGAATCGATGAATGGCGATCAGAGTTGCTCCCTCACGAGAAGGTTGAAGCTGTGAAAGAGATCGGCAAAGAGGGACCCATTATCATGGTAGGTGATGGAGTCAATGATGCTCCCGCTATGGCTGCAGCAGATGCTGGTATCTCAATGGGAGTCATATCAAGTGATATTGCCCTCGAAACGTCAGACATCGCACTTATGGAGGATGATCTCTCTAGAGTACCTGAGCTTCTGCAACGTGCGAAGAAGACAATGGGTATCGTTCGGAATAACGTGATACTCTCAATTGGAACGAAAGCTATTCTCGGGGTGCTGGCTATTCCGGGTTTTGTTAGCCTTTGGATTGCAATTGGTCTCGGTGACATGGGGATAACCTTGGCAGTCATAGCCAATGCTCTTAGATTAGCAATACGACGTTAG
- a CDS encoding SagB/ThcOx family dehydrogenase has protein sequence METKWRELPKPSFSGNMSIEEVLASRRTIRNFAEGHIELKTVSQLLWALQGITQKRNAEREEDSFRTAPSAGRSYPLVVYLLYGDLWIYQPEEHALTLHKREDLRKTLAEAVLTRMNREAIEVAPLTVVVASDNKSIVELTPRVEDALCFTYLEAGHATQNLILQARALGLGACTITSYKTAKAQRLLALPLHHRPIYLIPVGISNNQTSASNEL, from the coding sequence ATGGAAACGAAGTGGCGTGAATTGCCCAAACCCAGTTTTTCTGGCAACATGTCTATTGAGGAAGTCCTTGCGTCAAGACGAACGATTCGAAATTTTGCTGAAGGGCATATTGAACTGAAAACCGTGTCGCAATTGCTATGGGCGCTACAAGGAATAACTCAGAAGAGAAATGCTGAGAGAGAAGAGGATTCATTTCGAACAGCGCCCTCAGCAGGCAGAAGCTATCCCCTAGTTGTTTACCTTCTATATGGCGATTTATGGATATATCAACCGGAAGAACATGCCTTAACCCTACACAAACGTGAAGATCTGAGAAAAACCCTAGCAGAAGCTGTCTTAACCAGAATGAATCGAGAAGCAATCGAGGTGGCCCCACTAACAGTAGTAGTAGCTTCGGATAACAAGTCCATAGTAGAGCTAACACCGAGGGTGGAAGATGCTCTTTGTTTCACGTATTTAGAAGCGGGACATGCCACTCAGAATCTCATATTGCAGGCCCGGGCGCTTGGTCTTGGAGCGTGTACAATAACCAGCTACAAGACCGCTAAGGCACAGAGATTACTTGCATTGCCACTACATCATCGGCCGATTTATCTGATACCTGTGGGCATCTCCAATAATCAAACTAGTGCGAGTAATGAATTGTAG
- the tsaA gene encoding tRNA (N6-threonylcarbamoyladenosine(37)-N6)-methyltransferase TrmO: protein MNMNIKPIGVIRTPFTSSEGITIQAHMSDELGEVVLHSEYASGLHSLNQFSHIILLYWFHQSKDPQMLVRPYLGNEVRGLFSTRAPARPNPIGISVVEVVKMENHRIVFRGADMLDNTPLLDIKPFVPEFDHRPHATSGWLSQFLDDENTVKTADNRFEH, encoded by the coding sequence TTGAATATGAACATAAAACCAATCGGTGTGATACGAACACCTTTTACGTCCAGTGAAGGCATTACGATTCAAGCACATATGTCGGATGAACTTGGAGAGGTCGTACTTCACTCCGAATATGCTTCTGGCCTTCATTCTCTTAATCAGTTCTCCCACATAATACTCCTCTATTGGTTCCATCAATCAAAAGATCCACAGATGTTAGTCCGCCCCTATTTAGGAAATGAAGTACGGGGCCTTTTCTCCACTAGGGCCCCAGCTAGACCTAATCCGATAGGCATCTCTGTGGTTGAGGTTGTGAAAATGGAGAACCATAGAATAGTTTTCCGCGGTGCAGACATGTTGGATAATACTCCCCTGCTGGATATCAAGCCCTTCGTACCTGAGTTCGATCATCGGCCGCATGCTACATCTGGCTGGCTTTCTCAGTTTCTTGATGATGAGAATACTGTCAAAACAGCAGATAATCGATTTGAGCATTAG
- a CDS encoding methyltransferase domain-containing protein translates to MGPNKTGKESGTDVLQWHEMKDMWQLMAPVVFPPGLLDTTESDVKGLIDLLDLNPTDRVLDLCCGYGRHTLEMSSRGYDVVGVDINDYFIEQARKAASEENLPAEFRIGDMRKFCEPDSFDVAINMYGSFGYFADYRDEILVLKNIYKSLKSPGKLLIDLWAKKIVLQLFPQRSEMESGRGLYVIESNVIENETKLRTSWKLLDRNGIWHEWVSVQNLYSAGELEDMLEECDFSGMKTYGSFKGTEYDANAERLIMTALKQ, encoded by the coding sequence TTGGGTCCGAACAAGACGGGAAAAGAATCAGGCACTGACGTTTTACAGTGGCATGAAATGAAAGACATGTGGCAGCTGATGGCACCTGTAGTATTCCCTCCTGGATTGCTTGATACAACTGAATCTGATGTAAAGGGTTTGATTGATCTACTAGATTTGAATCCAACAGACCGGGTCTTGGATTTGTGTTGTGGATATGGAAGACATACTCTAGAGATGTCTAGTCGTGGTTACGATGTCGTTGGTGTGGATATCAATGATTATTTCATTGAACAGGCCAGGAAAGCTGCTTCAGAGGAGAATTTGCCAGCCGAGTTTCGAATAGGAGACATGCGTAAATTCTGCGAGCCTGACTCATTCGACGTGGCAATCAATATGTATGGTTCTTTTGGTTATTTTGCCGATTACCGCGATGAGATACTTGTACTCAAAAATATCTACAAATCATTGAAAAGTCCGGGGAAGCTGCTCATCGATCTGTGGGCCAAAAAAATTGTTCTGCAATTGTTCCCGCAAAGAAGCGAGATGGAGTCAGGACGTGGCCTTTATGTTATTGAAAGCAACGTCATCGAAAATGAAACAAAGCTGAGAACCTCTTGGAAGCTACTTGACAGGAACGGTATCTGGCATGAATGGGTTTCTGTCCAAAACTTGTATTCCGCTGGCGAACTTGAGGATATGCTGGAAGAATGTGATTTCTCGGGTATGAAAACCTACGGCAGTTTCAAGGGCACTGAGTATGATGCAAACGCTGAACGGCTTATCATGACCGCTCTGAAACAGTAA
- a CDS encoding rubrerythrin has translation MPEFADAFSGLANDRKITHSELVRAIRYMIAAEYEAIQLYMQLAESTDNELAKEVLIDIADEERVHAGEFLRLLYHLEPDEQDFYAEGIEEVEEEIEELGLE, from the coding sequence ATGCCCGAATTTGCAGATGCCTTTTCTGGATTAGCCAATGACCGTAAGATTACGCATTCTGAACTTGTACGTGCAATTCGTTACATGATTGCTGCAGAATACGAAGCTATACAGCTCTACATGCAACTTGCAGAATCAACTGATAATGAACTCGCAAAGGAGGTATTGATTGATATTGCTGATGAGGAACGGGTCCATGCCGGTGAATTCCTCCGCCTGCTTTACCATCTTGAACCCGACGAACAGGATTTCTATGCCGAGGGCATAGAAGAAGTAGAAGAGGAAATAGAAGAGCTGGGGTTGGAATAA